From one Montipora capricornis isolate CH-2021 chromosome 10, ASM3666992v2, whole genome shotgun sequence genomic stretch:
- the LOC138021079 gene encoding uncharacterized protein encodes MPSNNSYRGIASGQMVLSKTAMAQLRAILPFTQLRFQCRKQKGRTFHVSTAANSSGEAVVKYFAGQTDVQPSACQSFVRMKDDNSKLAQVCNKWGREGQQYEVGKWGHNRIEDRLNIYPAFAVGTYHWLIHESSQLCDDTPCRYLAVTPGHFLFGHVLHTAVVSDEFQCHLKCLESSNYKSFNVHPAESGGSGRICQLNNETRETKPRDFKKKKGSHYYGPVKISCVDVSTHKSWHQKCKCNHEWTQPVPKRGANPNNPAFSCKDILDAGDSEGDGYYWIDPEKSGKPLKVFCDMTTYGGGWLLISNIVSQTTSPPFKVPSNNSYRGIASGQMVLSKTAMAQLRAILPFTQLRFHCRKQKGRTFHVSTAANSSGEAVVKYFVGQTDVQPSACLSFVRMKDDNSKLAQLCNKWGLEGQRYKVGKWGHNRIEDRLYYYPIFTLNTYHWLIRDSRRLCDDNQSTSSLTTGDFWKIFVR; translated from the exons ATGCCATCAAATAACTCCTATCGTGGCATCGCAAGCGGTCAGATGGTCCTCAGTAAAACAGCCATGGCTCAGTTACGGGCGATTTTGCCATTCACTCAACTGCGATTCCAATGCAGGAAGCAAAAGGGACGGACGTTCCACGTGTCAACTGCCGCTAATAGCTCTGGCGAAGCTGTAGTCAAGTATTTCGCTGGTCAGACGGATGTCCAACCAAGCGCTTGTCAGTCGTTTGTCAGAATGAAAGACGACAACTCCAAGTTGGCGCAAGTTTGTAACAAATGGGGAAGAGAAGGTCAGCAGTATGAAGTTGGCAAATGGGGGCACAATCGAATTGAAGACAGATTAAACATCTACCCCGCCTTTGCTGTTGGTACTTATCACTGGCTAATTCATGAGTCATCTCAGTTGTGCGATGATACTCCATGTCGTTACCTTGCCGTGACCCCTG GCCATTTCTTGTTTGGCCATGTTCTGCATACAGCTGTCGTTTCAGACGAATTTCAATGTCACCTGAAATGCCTGGAATCTAGCAATTACAAGTCATTTAACGTTCATCCTGCGGAATCAGGTGGCAGTGGACGAATTTGCCAGTTGAATAATGAAACAAGAGAAACGAAGCCAAGAGATTTTAAGAAGAAGAAAGGATCACACTATTACGGCCCAGTAAAG ATTTCCTGTGTTGATGTTTCTACGCATAAAAGCTGGCACCAAAAATGTAAGTGCAACCACGAGTGGACCCAACCCGTAC CGAAACGAGGAGCTAATCCTAATAATCCCGCCTTTTCGTGCAAGGACATATTAGACGCAGGCGACTCTGAAGGAGACGGGTATTACTGGATTGACCCAGAAAAGAGTGGAAAGCCCTTAAAAGTCTTCTGCGACATGACCACCTATGGAG GAGGCTGGTTACTTATCTCCAATATTGTGTCACAGACAACAAGTCCTCCCTTTAAAGTGCCATCAAATAACTCCTATCGTGGCATCGCAAGCGGTCAGATGGTCCTCAGTAAAACAGCCATGGCTCAGTTACGGGCGATTTTGCCATTCACTCAACTGCGATTCCACTGCAGGAAGCAAAAGGGACGGACGTTCCACGTGTCAACTGCCGCTAATAGCTCTGGCGAAGCTGTAGTCAAGTATTTCGTTGGTCAGACGGATGTCCAACCAAGCGCCTGCCTTTCGTTTGTCAGAATGAAAGACGACAACTCCAAGTTAGCGCAACTTTGTAACAAGTGGGGATTAGAAGGTCAGCGGTATAAAGTTGGCAAATGGGGGCACAATCGAATTGAAGACAGGTTATACTACTACCCCATCTTTACTTTGAACACTTATCATTGGCTGATTCGGGATTCTCGTCGGTTATGTGATGATAACCAATCTACCAGTTCCTTAACGACTGGTGACTTCTGGAAAATCTTTGTCCGTTGA
- the LOC138021080 gene encoding uncharacterized protein, which translates to MNDIGLQWNPKKCNTIHVKRGVLVHDAAGLKLDQTSVVQSIKEGSSYKFLGVCETVKQDEKLALVSAAKVYLQRLSVIWSSPLSDVNRVIATNQFALPVLSYLMWTQHWPITELRVVDREARKIIHENGGKHPLSSTAVMYLPRHLGGRGLRSVEQEYKLTKIKAAVKLYQNADPTIRTVQMFEERAVEKGHSSLLTEAHKYAEELEISLSLRYPNPSITLARRPEVEVEGTKIKELLKRAMIDKLQETIKAENWHGRLLTSRWKDEELSQDVCFAWMKDWSSAPTHTVAGMIELYEKLLPTKVYTTQKTKTTQGDVSCRLCGKEAETLPHILSGCSTLVQSKYLDRRNASLKILFF; encoded by the coding sequence ATGAATGATATTGGATTACAGTGGAACCCGAAGAAGTGCAATACTATTCATGTCAAGAGAGGTGTTCTAGTGCATGATGCAGCAGGTCTTAAACTCGACCAGACGTCAGTGGTTCAGAGTATCAAAGAAGGTTCAAGCTATAAGTTCCTTGGAGTATGTGAAACAGTGAAACAGGACGAGAAGTTAGCTCTCGTGAGTGCAGCAAAGGTCTACCTTCAACGCTTGTCAGTAATCTGGTCTAGCCCGCTTTCCGATGTTAACCGAGTAATAGCAACTAATCAATTCGCACTTCCCGTGCTCAGCTATTTGATGTGGACCCAACACTGGCCTATCACCGAACTGAGAGTAGTTGATAGAGAAGCAAGAAAGATTATTCACGAGAACGGAGGAAAACACCCATTGAGCTCGACAGCTGTTATGTATCTACCCAGACACCTAGGAGGGCGTGGCCTGAGATCCGTTGAACAAGAATACAAGCTTACAAAGATCAAAGCTGCTGTAAAGCTCTATCAGAATGCAGACCCTACGATAAGAACTGTCCAGATGTTTGAGGAGAGAGCAGTGGAGAAAGGCCATTCTTCACTACTAACTGAAGCACACAAATATGCAGAGGAACTGGAGATAAGTTTATCTCTTAGATACCCAAATCCTTCAATTACTTTAGCTAGAAGACCAGAGGTAGAAGTTGAGGGAACGAAGATCAAAGAACTCTTGAAGCGTGCAATGATAGATAAGCTACAGGAGACCATAAAGGCAGAGAATTGGCATGGGCGGTTGCTCACATCGCGTTGGAAAGATGAAGAACTTAGTCAAGATGTGTGCTTTGCATGGATGAAGGATTGGTCATCGGCACCCACCCATACAGTTGCAGGTATGATCGAACTCTATGAAAAACTCTTGCCAACCAAAGTGTATACAACACAAAAGACCAAAACAACCCAGGGAGACGTAAGCTGTAGGCTGTGCGGTAAAGAAGCAGAGACACTTCCACACATTTTGTCAGGATGTTCTACACTTGTTCAATCAAAGTATTTGGACCGACGCAATGCTTCTCTGAAGATATTATTCTTCTAG